In Providencia alcalifaciens, the sequence GGGCGATTATTCCGTGAATTTGCCATTACGCTCTCTACTGCTATCGGGATTTCACTGATTATCTCGCTAACGTTAACTCCGATGATGTGCGCGCATTTACTGAAAAAACGCGGCACTGCCAATACCAAACAACGAGGATTTGGACGCGTTCTTATTCGGCTACAAGAAAGTTACGGCGTCACGTTGAATTGGGTGTTATCTCATCGTCGCAGTGTGCTGGCGGTGCTGATTGCGGCAATTGGCTTAAATGTTTATCTGTATATTTCGATCCCTAAAGCCTTTTTCCCTGAGCAAGATACGGGACGATTACTGGGATTCGTTCGAGCAGACCAAAGCATTTCATTCCAGTCAATGAAACAAAAAATGACCCGCTTTATGCAGCAAGTGAAGGCGGACCCTGCCGTGGATAGTGTTACCGGATTTACGGGTGGCAGCCGCGTCAACAGCGGTTCTATGTTTATCTCCTTAAAGCCACTGGATGAGCGCAAAGAGAGTGCCAACAGCGTGATTAACCGCCTGCGTATGAAACTGGCAAAAGAACCCGGTGCCAACTTATTTATGATGCCCGTACAAGATATTCGTGTGGGAGGACGCCAATCCGAAGCCAGCTACCAATTTACCCTGTTAGCAGACGAGCTGGATGCGTTACGTGCCTGGGAGCCAGCTATTCGTCGAGCGCTGGGAGATTTACCTCAGTTAACCGATGTAAACTCCGATAAAGAAGATAAAGGCGCGGAAATGGCATTAACCTATGACCGCGATTTAATGGCACAACTGGGTATCGATGTGCGCGATGCTAACAATCTGCTCAACAACGCTTTTGGCCAGCGTCAAATTTCCACCATTTATGAAGCCATGAACCAATATAAAGTGGTGATGGAAGTGGCGCCGGAATATACCCAAGACGTCAGCTCGCTGGATAAAATGTTTGTGGTGAATAAGCAAGGAGAAGCCATTCCCCTCTCCTATTTTGCCCGCTGGCAACCTGCCAATGCACCGTTAAGTGTTAACCACCAAGGGTTATCCGCTGCATCTACCATTTCCTTTAACGTAGCAGACGGTTATACCTTGGACGATGCCATTGTCGCTGTGGAAAAAACCATGACCGCGTTAGGGGTGCCATCGACGGTACGCGGCACTTTCGCTGGAACCGCTCAAGTTTTCCAAGAAACCTTAAAATCTCAGTTATTTTTAATCTTAGCGGCGATTGTTACGGTCTATTTGGTGCTGGGTATTTTGTATGAGAGCTATATTCACCCGCTCACCATTTTATCGACACTGCCCTCCGCGGGTGTCGGCGCATTATTAGCCTTAGAATTATTTGATACGCCATTTAGCTTAATTGCCCTAATCGGCATTATGTTGCTTATCGGCATTGTGATGAAAAACGCCATTATCATGGTGGATTTTGCCCTTCAAGCCCAACGTAATGCGAACTTATCGGCGAAAGAAGCTATTTTACGCGCGAGCCTGCTACGTTTTAGACCGATTTTAATGACCACCCTAGCCGCCATTTTTGGGGCGCTCCCCTTGATGCTCGGTACGGGTGATGGCGCAGAGTTACGCCAACCGCTGGGGATTGCGATTGTCGGAGGTTTGGTCATGAGCCAGTTGCTGACGCTATTTACCACACCGGTGGTGTATCTCAGTTTTGATAGCTTGAGACAGCGTTTTTCACGCAAAGCGCCTTCAATGCAGGAGAAATCCCATGAAGCTTAAACTCACGAGCCTCAGCACTCGATTATTTATCGCTATCTTTGCCACCTGTTTGCTGCTGGTTGTTATCATGCATCAAGGCGCCAGAATGGGCTTCCAGCATGGTTTTATTGACTACATTAAAGAGAATGACCAACAACGTGCTGAATTACTCGCTTTGGCGCTTGCTGAACAATATGAGGAGCAAGATAATTGGCGTTTCTTGGCGGTTGATGAGCGGATGTTTTTCCGTATTTTACGTAATGTCGATAACCAACACCAAGGGCAAGGTCATGGCGGTGGTCATAAACGAATGCGCGGTATGTTTTGGGTTTATGACGCCAAAGACAACCTGATTTGGGGGCGTGACCTCCCCCCTCCACCGGATCAAGTGATCCGTGTGCCAGTCAAAACAAACCAAGGAGCAACCGTCGGTTGGCTAGTCGCCAGTTATGAAAGTGGTATCAGCACGCAATTAGATCAGCGTTTCGATACCCAGCAAATGCACATTAGCTGGTTAATTGCAGGACTATCTCTGTTCGTAGCGTTGTTAGTGACTCTATTTTTAGCTCGCGGCTTTTTAAAACCCATCACCCGATTACTGGAAGGCACGCAACAACTTGCTAAAGGCAATTTCAGTGCACGGGTATCTGAAGTGGGTCAAGATGAGTTGGGACAACTGGCGAAAGACTTTAACCATCTCGCCTCGACTTTGGAAAAAAATGAGCAAATGCGCCGCGATTATATGGCGGATATTTCCCATGAATTACGCACCCCGCTCTCCGTTTTACGCGGAGAACTTGAGGCGGTACAAGACGGCGTGCGCCAAGCTACACCTGAAACCATCAATTCGCTACTTAATGAGACTCAAACACTGATAAAGCTAGTCAATGACCTGCATCAGCTTTCTTTATCCGATAGGGGCTCCTTGGTTTATCGTATGGAATCTATCGATATTATCCCGATTATTGAGATGAATTTAGGGCAAGCCAAATGGCGATTGGAAGATAGACAACTGACGTTAGAAACCCAATTTTCCGCCCATTCTCGTCTATTCGCTGACCCTGACCGTATCAACCAACTGTTTTATAATTTGATGGAAAACAGCCTGCGCTATACGGATCCTCACGGTAAAATTGCCGTCGACGTGAGCCAACATGAACAACAATTAGTGATCACGTGGGAAGATAGCGCGCCGGGATTAAATGTGGAACAGTGCCAGCGTCTGTTTGAGCGATTTTACCGTGTAGAAGTTTCTCGTAACCGTGCGAGTGGTGGCTCAGGCTTAGGGCTGGCAATTTGCTATAATATTGTCGAAGCCCATAACGGGACTATCTCTGCGGCACCTTCTCCCCTCGGTGGCGTGAAGATAACCATTCAACTTCCCATTGCGACGCAGGAGGATCAATAGTGTCTTTGTCTGAATCCCATTTGCTGGGAACAACTAGCGCCCATGTTCTAATTGTCGAAGATGAACCCAAACTTGGACAATTACTGTTTGATTATCTGCAAGCGTCGGGCTATGTACCCGCCCTACTGATGCGTGGTGATGAAGTTATCCCCTATGTACAAAAGCACTTTCCTGACCTGATT encodes:
- the mdtC gene encoding multidrug efflux RND transporter permease subunit MdtC, translated to MKRFFALFISRPVATTLISVAITLCGALSFLFLPVAPLPQVDYPVIRVTASLPGASPETMASSIATPLERSLGSIAGLNEMTSSSSLGRTTITLEFDLTKDINNAAREVQAALNAAQNLLPSGMPSRPRYYKSNPSDAPIMILTLTSKTLSTGEMYDVASTRLAQRIAQIEGVSEVAVGGGSLPAVRVELNPTALFNQGVSLDAVRSAISSANVRQPQGYINNDDNRYQVQTNDELKKAADYRPIIVHYSNGNAVKLSDIALVKDSVQDVRAAGMSSGEPAILIIIRREAGANIIETVKRIREELPEFKDMIPAAIDLQVAQDRTPTIKASLAEVERALMIAIALVILVVLLFLRSGRATLIPAIAVPVSLIGTFTAMYLCGFSLNNLSLMALTVATGFVVDDAIVVLENISRHIENGRKPFIAAVKGVSEVGFTVVSMSISLVAVFIPLLLMDGLVGRLFREFAITLSTAIGISLIISLTLTPMMCAHLLKKRGTANTKQRGFGRVLIRLQESYGVTLNWVLSHRRSVLAVLIAAIGLNVYLYISIPKAFFPEQDTGRLLGFVRADQSISFQSMKQKMTRFMQQVKADPAVDSVTGFTGGSRVNSGSMFISLKPLDERKESANSVINRLRMKLAKEPGANLFMMPVQDIRVGGRQSEASYQFTLLADELDALRAWEPAIRRALGDLPQLTDVNSDKEDKGAEMALTYDRDLMAQLGIDVRDANNLLNNAFGQRQISTIYEAMNQYKVVMEVAPEYTQDVSSLDKMFVVNKQGEAIPLSYFARWQPANAPLSVNHQGLSAASTISFNVADGYTLDDAIVAVEKTMTALGVPSTVRGTFAGTAQVFQETLKSQLFLILAAIVTVYLVLGILYESYIHPLTILSTLPSAGVGALLALELFDTPFSLIALIGIMLLIGIVMKNAIIMVDFALQAQRNANLSAKEAILRASLLRFRPILMTTLAAIFGALPLMLGTGDGAELRQPLGIAIVGGLVMSQLLTLFTTPVVYLSFDSLRQRFSRKAPSMQEKSHEA
- the baeS gene encoding two-component system sensor histidine kinase BaeS; translated protein: MKLKLTSLSTRLFIAIFATCLLLVVIMHQGARMGFQHGFIDYIKENDQQRAELLALALAEQYEEQDNWRFLAVDERMFFRILRNVDNQHQGQGHGGGHKRMRGMFWVYDAKDNLIWGRDLPPPPDQVIRVPVKTNQGATVGWLVASYESGISTQLDQRFDTQQMHISWLIAGLSLFVALLVTLFLARGFLKPITRLLEGTQQLAKGNFSARVSEVGQDELGQLAKDFNHLASTLEKNEQMRRDYMADISHELRTPLSVLRGELEAVQDGVRQATPETINSLLNETQTLIKLVNDLHQLSLSDRGSLVYRMESIDIIPIIEMNLGQAKWRLEDRQLTLETQFSAHSRLFADPDRINQLFYNLMENSLRYTDPHGKIAVDVSQHEQQLVITWEDSAPGLNVEQCQRLFERFYRVEVSRNRASGGSGLGLAICYNIVEAHNGTISAAPSPLGGVKITIQLPIATQEDQ